One Epidermidibacterium keratini DNA segment encodes these proteins:
- the hemC gene encoding hydroxymethylbilane synthase: MPAPLRLGTRRSALATGQSTLVADALREATGRDVELVTVTTFGDQTSAPLHTLGGQGVFTSALRDELLAGRIDFAVHSYKDLPTAPADGLVIAAVPLREDPRDALVTRDGATLGELAPGARIGTGSLRRVAQLHAMGLGLVPMPIRGNVDSRLGKVESGELEGVVLALSGLRRLGRDGQVAEAIDPIAMLPAAAQGALALECRSDADDTADLLKTLDDHYSRICVEAERALLATLEAGCSAPVGALAEVVEAENGLEISLRASVTAADGSDAVKLSATGALTDAVEVGQRLARLLLDDGAAELMGARDDARA, translated from the coding sequence GTGCCCGCACCTCTTCGCCTGGGCACGCGGCGCTCCGCGCTCGCCACCGGGCAGTCCACGCTCGTCGCCGACGCGCTGCGCGAGGCGACCGGTCGAGACGTCGAACTCGTGACCGTCACCACCTTTGGTGACCAGACCAGCGCTCCGCTGCACACCCTCGGCGGGCAGGGGGTCTTTACCTCCGCGCTGCGCGACGAGCTGCTCGCCGGGCGCATCGACTTCGCGGTGCACTCCTACAAGGACCTGCCGACCGCACCGGCTGACGGCCTGGTCATTGCCGCCGTGCCCCTGCGCGAGGACCCGCGCGACGCGCTGGTGACCCGCGACGGTGCGACCCTCGGCGAGCTCGCGCCCGGCGCGCGCATCGGCACCGGTTCGCTGCGGCGCGTGGCTCAGCTGCACGCGATGGGCCTTGGCCTGGTGCCGATGCCGATCCGCGGCAACGTCGACTCGCGACTTGGCAAGGTCGAGTCGGGAGAGCTCGAGGGCGTCGTACTCGCCCTGTCGGGGCTGCGCCGACTCGGCCGAGACGGCCAGGTCGCCGAGGCGATCGACCCCATCGCGATGCTTCCGGCGGCGGCCCAGGGCGCGCTCGCGCTGGAGTGCCGCAGTGACGCCGATGACACCGCCGATTTGTTGAAAACGCTCGATGATCATTACAGTCGTATCTGCGTCGAGGCCGAGCGGGCCCTGCTCGCCACGCTCGAAGCCGGTTGCTCAGCACCGGTGGGAGCCCTCGCCGAAGTCGTCGAGGCCGAGAACGGCCTCGAAATCTCGCTCAGAGCCTCAGTCACTGCAGCAGACGGTAGCGACGCCGTAAAGCTGTCAGCGACCGGGGCACTCACCGACGCCGTCGAGGTGGGGCAGCGGCTTGCCCGCCTGCTGCTCGACGACGGCGCCGCCGAACTCATGGGAGCTCGCGATGACGCGCGCGCGTAA
- a CDS encoding glutamyl-tRNA reductase, translating to MSYIVLSLSHHQAPIELLERAAITPSELDGALETILGAEPVNEAMVLSTCNRVEVYAHVEKFHAGLDALAEWLGERLEVDATTLASWVQVEYAEDAIEHMMRVASGLESMVVGEPQILGQLRTAYLEAGDRDAVGRGLHALAQHALRVGKRVQSDLGLAEAGRNLAQVAVELADRDAGGLAGRRALVVGAGAMATLAANALRSYGVGQIDVLNRSLSRAQALAAKVEATAREFDELDDALREADIVVTALGSSGGVIDVAQLSGAGETTVVDLALPGNVTGEAAALPQVQHIGLGEIRDRAGELDLAIDGAGADQIIAEEVGAFLTKQRSASVAPTIAALRERAREVIEAEVRRLKNRIPDVDDRAMGEIEYTIDRIVDKMLHAPSVKVRESAGTPGGEAYAEALRMLFELNTAESSATGAVAGEVRKSVSKLRGEG from the coding sequence GTGAGTTACATCGTGTTGAGTTTGTCGCATCACCAAGCGCCGATCGAGCTGCTGGAGCGGGCCGCGATCACCCCGAGCGAGCTCGATGGCGCACTCGAGACAATCCTGGGCGCGGAGCCGGTCAACGAGGCCATGGTGCTGTCGACGTGCAACCGCGTCGAGGTCTACGCGCACGTCGAGAAGTTCCACGCCGGCCTTGACGCTCTCGCCGAGTGGCTGGGCGAGCGGCTTGAGGTCGATGCGACGACGCTCGCGAGCTGGGTGCAGGTCGAGTACGCCGAGGACGCGATCGAGCACATGATGCGCGTGGCCAGCGGCTTGGAGTCGATGGTCGTCGGCGAGCCGCAGATCCTCGGTCAGCTGCGCACGGCCTACCTCGAGGCCGGTGATCGTGACGCGGTCGGTCGCGGGCTGCACGCCCTCGCCCAGCACGCGTTGCGGGTCGGTAAGCGTGTGCAAAGCGACCTCGGGCTCGCCGAGGCCGGACGCAACCTCGCCCAGGTAGCGGTCGAGCTCGCCGACCGCGATGCGGGCGGACTTGCCGGTCGGCGCGCGCTTGTCGTCGGCGCGGGCGCGATGGCCACCCTGGCAGCCAACGCACTGCGCTCCTACGGCGTCGGGCAGATCGACGTACTCAACCGCTCGCTGTCGCGGGCCCAGGCGCTCGCGGCAAAGGTCGAGGCCACCGCGCGCGAGTTCGACGAACTCGACGACGCGCTGCGCGAGGCCGACATTGTCGTCACCGCGCTGGGCTCCTCCGGCGGCGTCATCGACGTCGCGCAGCTGTCCGGCGCTGGCGAGACGACCGTTGTCGACCTCGCGCTGCCGGGCAACGTCACCGGCGAGGCCGCGGCGTTGCCGCAGGTGCAGCACATCGGCCTCGGCGAGATCCGCGATCGCGCCGGGGAGCTTGACCTGGCGATCGACGGCGCCGGCGCCGACCAGATCATCGCCGAGGAGGTCGGGGCGTTCCTGACCAAGCAGCGCTCGGCCAGCGTCGCTCCCACCATCGCAGCGCTTCGCGAGCGCGCCCGTGAGGTCATCGAGGCCGAGGTGCGTCGCCTCAAGAACCGCATCCCGGACGTCGATGACCGAGCGATGGGCGAGATCGAGTACACCATCGACCGCATCGTCGACAAGATGCTGCATGCCCCGTCAGTGAAGGTCCGCGAGAGCGCCGGCACCCCTGGCGGCGAGGCGTACGCCGAGGCGCTGCGCATGCTGTTTGAGCTCAACACCGCCGAGTCATCGGCCACCGGCGCGGTCGCCGGCGAGGTCCGAAAGTCGGTTTCCAAGCTGCGCGGGGAGGGCTAG
- a CDS encoding redox-sensing transcriptional repressor Rex — MTSAADVPVIVGAAPSRSIPDATVARLSIYLRAIEELEACDVISSQALAAASGVSSAKLRKDLSYLGSFGTRGVGYDIDALRERIGAVLGVDDHRGVVIVGVGNLGHAIAGYSGLAARGFQLTGLFDVDHVGEIVGGVTVRPLDELRAHPERYAGAIGIIATPAHAAADALDLLVEVGISAVLNFATAVLDPPPGIDVRKVDLASELQILSFRERHRAVPAAIDGGEVIS, encoded by the coding sequence ATGACCTCGGCCGCTGACGTGCCGGTGATCGTGGGTGCCGCGCCCTCGCGCAGCATCCCCGACGCCACGGTCGCCCGGCTCTCGATCTACCTGCGCGCGATCGAGGAGCTGGAGGCCTGTGACGTCATCTCCTCCCAGGCGCTCGCGGCCGCCAGCGGGGTCAGCTCGGCCAAACTGCGCAAGGACCTGTCCTATCTCGGCTCGTTCGGCACCCGCGGCGTCGGCTACGACATCGACGCGCTGCGCGAGCGGATCGGCGCCGTACTCGGCGTGGACGACCACCGCGGCGTCGTCATCGTCGGAGTCGGCAACCTCGGGCACGCGATCGCCGGCTACAGCGGGCTCGCCGCCCGCGGGTTCCAGCTCACCGGGCTGTTTGACGTCGACCATGTCGGGGAGATTGTCGGCGGCGTCACGGTGCGTCCGCTCGATGAGCTACGCGCCCATCCCGAGCGGTACGCCGGAGCCATCGGCATCATCGCCACCCCCGCGCATGCCGCGGCAGACGCGCTCGACCTGCTGGTCGAGGTGGGCATCAGTGCCGTGCTGAACTTCGCGACCGCCGTACTCGACCCGCCACCGGGCATCGACGTACGCAAGGTCGATCTGGCCAGCGAGCTGCAGATCCTGTCGTTTCGTGAGCGCCACCGTGCCGTCCCTGCGGCAATAGACGGAGGAGAAGTGATCTCATGA
- a CDS encoding glutaredoxin family protein translates to MSRDGCHLCEVARSELERILPDYGLRATVVDVDADDELRFEYGDRVPVVLLDGKEHGYFTVEEKRLRAALDARR, encoded by the coding sequence ATGAGTCGCGATGGCTGTCACCTGTGTGAGGTCGCCCGCTCGGAGCTCGAGCGCATCCTGCCCGACTACGGGCTGCGGGCCACGGTCGTCGACGTCGACGCCGATGACGAGCTGCGCTTCGAGTACGGCGACCGGGTCCCCGTCGTCCTGCTCGATGGCAAGGAGCACGGCTACTTCACCGTGGAGGAGAAGCGGCTGCGCGCCGCCCTCGACGCCCGCCGCTGA
- a CDS encoding HAD family hydrolase yields MPLFRRNYKKSLEAQVRATEAGRASAAAADVQNDEQVAFDATAAAFFDVDNTMMMGASIFHFARGLAARKFFTTGDIAAMLWQQTKFRVLGSEDKDDMHTSRDKALAFVKDVEVAELVRLGEEIYDEELHDKIYPGTRALAQSHIDAGQRVWLVTATPVELAATIAERLGLTGALGTVAEHEDGKYTGRLVGEMMHGNAKAEAVAALAEREGLDLSRCTAYSDSVNDIPMLTLVGKAVAVNPDADLRKEALERGWEIRDFRTGRKVAVIGVLATVGGSALAGITFGVVAGVRISRKRKAVAAEQQRLAQRTPIERLGGQLRARVAS; encoded by the coding sequence ATGCCGCTTTTCCGGCGCAACTACAAGAAGTCCCTTGAGGCCCAGGTCCGGGCGACTGAGGCCGGTCGCGCCTCGGCCGCGGCCGCCGATGTCCAGAATGACGAACAGGTCGCGTTTGATGCGACCGCCGCCGCGTTCTTCGACGTCGACAACACGATGATGATGGGCGCGTCGATCTTTCACTTCGCGCGCGGACTCGCCGCCCGCAAGTTCTTCACCACCGGCGACATCGCCGCAATGCTGTGGCAGCAGACCAAGTTCCGCGTCCTGGGCAGCGAGGACAAGGACGACATGCACACCTCGCGCGACAAGGCGCTCGCCTTCGTCAAGGACGTCGAGGTGGCCGAGCTGGTGCGGCTCGGCGAGGAGATCTACGACGAGGAGCTGCACGACAAGATCTACCCCGGCACTCGGGCGCTCGCGCAGTCGCACATCGACGCCGGCCAGCGGGTCTGGCTGGTCACCGCGACGCCGGTCGAGCTTGCCGCGACCATCGCCGAACGGCTCGGGCTGACCGGCGCTCTCGGCACGGTCGCTGAGCATGAGGACGGCAAATACACCGGCCGGCTGGTCGGCGAGATGATGCACGGCAACGCCAAAGCGGAGGCAGTCGCCGCGCTTGCCGAACGCGAGGGCTTGGACCTGTCGCGGTGTACGGCGTACTCCGACTCCGTCAACGACATCCCCATGCTTACCCTCGTGGGCAAGGCGGTCGCGGTAAATCCAGACGCTGACCTGCGCAAGGAGGCGTTGGAGCGTGGCTGGGAGATCCGCGACTTCCGCACCGGGCGCAAGGTCGCGGTGATCGGCGTACTCGCCACCGTCGGCGGCAGCGCGCTGGCCGGCATCACGTTCGGGGTCGTCGCGGGAGTGCGCATCTCACGCAAGCGCAAAGCGGTCGCTGCCGAGCAGCAGCGTCTGGCTCAGCGCACCCCCATCGAACGGCTCGGCGGGCAGCTGCGCGCCCGCGTCGCCTCCTGA
- a CDS encoding helix-turn-helix transcriptional regulator: MTAQPPLRRFQLCVSDELGPFAAQLDRVYYPSRLRMPVRPQLSRSPSVLNAIHRRDFTIGYVRPRTDMQVVPEGDRPAYHVNFAWNGSLGALSGERDVRVRDGVAAVHNPGERHMLHHWQPGTGVVGIKLASEFVEAELTGLLGRAPTEPLRFSPEFLLTEGLGASWLTLARFVIAELDRPGLIEAPGMLQPYVRTLAVALLNAQPHNYSDQLRDPSGPPRTGIVRRAQESIERRYAEPLLVTDIARDAGVSVRRLQETFAEVHGISPKTYLRDYRLEQAHRALRAGQGSVTEVAQACGFNHLGRFAASYRERFGELPSQTLG, from the coding sequence ATGACTGCGCAACCACCGCTACGACGGTTCCAGCTGTGTGTCAGTGACGAGCTTGGTCCGTTCGCGGCACAGCTGGACCGGGTGTACTACCCCTCGCGGCTGCGGATGCCGGTCCGGCCCCAGCTGTCTCGGTCGCCCAGCGTGCTCAACGCGATCCACCGACGCGACTTCACCATCGGATATGTGCGCCCGCGCACCGATATGCAGGTCGTGCCCGAGGGCGACCGGCCAGCGTACCACGTCAACTTCGCATGGAACGGCTCACTGGGCGCGCTATCTGGTGAACGTGACGTGCGGGTGCGTGACGGGGTTGCGGCCGTGCACAACCCCGGCGAGCGGCACATGCTGCATCACTGGCAGCCCGGTACCGGCGTAGTCGGCATCAAGCTCGCGAGTGAGTTTGTCGAGGCAGAGCTGACCGGTTTGCTCGGCCGGGCTCCGACCGAACCACTGCGCTTCAGCCCGGAGTTCTTGCTGACCGAGGGGCTGGGCGCGTCGTGGCTGACGCTGGCGCGGTTCGTGATTGCCGAGCTTGACCGGCCGGGACTGATCGAGGCGCCGGGAATGTTGCAGCCGTATGTCCGCACCCTCGCTGTGGCGCTGCTCAACGCCCAGCCGCACAACTACTCCGACCAGCTGCGCGATCCGAGCGGCCCGCCGCGTACCGGGATCGTGCGGCGTGCGCAGGAGTCGATCGAACGGCGGTACGCAGAGCCCCTCCTGGTCACCGACATCGCTCGGGACGCCGGGGTGAGCGTGCGACGGCTGCAGGAGACGTTTGCCGAGGTGCACGGCATCTCGCCCAAGACGTACCTTCGTGACTACCGTCTCGAGCAGGCACATCGCGCGCTGCGCGCCGGCCAGGGCTCGGTGACCGAGGTGGCGCAGGCCTGTGGGTTCAACCACCTCGGCCGGTTCGCCGCCAGCTACCGCGAGCGCTTTGGCGAGCTGCCCTCACAGACGCTCGGCTAA
- a CDS encoding PDR/VanB family oxidoreductase: MTALAEPMIVNETILDLVVERRTDVADGIITLTFAAPDGSALPAWEPGAHVDLVLPNGLTRQYSICSEPSDRHRISVAVLDEPESRGGSRYIHEQVHEGARIGIGSPRNHFRLDPVERYTFVAGGVGITPIMPMVSAAERAGADWVLYYGGRTRTSMAFLDELVVRYGDRIIAQPQDEVGLLDLEAVRARGADGGLIYCCGPEPLLAALETSCASIAEAVRLERFHAKEQDFGPDTAFEVEVADNGLVVQVEPGVSIMETLRAAGLDVPSSCEEGTCGTCECGVLSGTVDHRDSLLTPAEQAANDCMMICVSRATSSRLVIEL; the protein is encoded by the coding sequence ATGACTGCCCTGGCGGAGCCAATGATCGTTAACGAGACCATCCTTGACCTGGTCGTTGAGCGGCGCACGGACGTCGCCGACGGCATCATCACGCTGACCTTCGCCGCCCCCGACGGCTCGGCGCTGCCCGCCTGGGAGCCCGGCGCCCATGTCGACCTGGTGTTGCCCAACGGGCTGACTCGCCAGTACTCGATCTGCAGCGAGCCGAGCGATCGCCACCGGATCAGCGTCGCCGTACTCGATGAGCCAGAGAGCCGCGGCGGATCGCGCTACATCCACGAGCAGGTGCACGAAGGCGCGCGAATCGGCATCGGAAGCCCGCGCAACCACTTCCGGCTCGACCCGGTGGAGCGCTACACCTTCGTCGCCGGCGGCGTCGGGATCACCCCGATCATGCCGATGGTCTCGGCGGCCGAACGCGCGGGTGCGGACTGGGTCCTCTACTACGGTGGCCGCACCCGGACGTCGATGGCGTTCCTGGACGAGCTGGTCGTGAGGTACGGCGACCGGATCATCGCCCAGCCGCAGGACGAGGTCGGACTGCTGGACCTCGAGGCGGTCCGGGCGCGCGGCGCCGACGGCGGGCTCATCTACTGCTGCGGGCCCGAGCCGCTGCTCGCGGCGTTGGAGACCTCGTGCGCGTCGATCGCCGAGGCCGTGCGGCTGGAGCGATTCCACGCCAAGGAGCAAGACTTCGGACCGGACACCGCGTTCGAGGTCGAGGTCGCCGACAACGGGCTTGTGGTGCAGGTTGAACCGGGAGTCTCGATCATGGAGACACTGCGTGCCGCCGGGCTCGACGTGCCGTCGTCGTGCGAGGAAGGGACCTGCGGCACCTGCGAGTGCGGCGTACTGTCGGGGACGGTCGACCACCGCGATAGCTTGTTGACCCCCGCTGAGCAGGCAGCGAACGACTGCATGATGATTTGCGTGTCCCGAGCCACCAGCTCACGGCTGGTCATCGAGCTGTAG
- a CDS encoding cytochrome P450, with translation MSTATDSRATGRNTPGWLANLSGEELERQLTDDPYPLYERMRAEAPVVWLPQMQAWFVTRYDDVRAVAFDSEHFHGAADPAQIETFGAGNVLTAEGDFHTEQRAFIDPQLRKRKVPTYIEPLVRPTVDKLIEGLKSKNSADIVAEYFEPVSVRALGDLLGLESVDSATLQRWFRVLGEALVSKGVDDDGNLTNTEAFERANVVKEEIRGVVLPIIERVTAEPDESSLSHWVHDGTDTPRSGEELWPTLYVFLLGAMQEPGHAAGNTLHGLFSRPDQLAELRADRSLLPKAIDEGLRWIAPIGAYARVAVAPQTVGGEQVATDEIVFGSMGSANRDESRWPDPDTFDIHRPPQVHMAFSGGVHTCAGSHFGKAVEEIALGALLDAFPDIAPDGDATTRGWFFRAVQSLPVRW, from the coding sequence ATGTCAACTGCAACCGACTCGCGGGCCACCGGCCGCAACACCCCTGGCTGGCTCGCCAACCTGTCAGGCGAGGAGCTGGAGCGTCAGCTGACCGACGATCCGTATCCCCTCTACGAGCGGATGCGCGCAGAGGCACCGGTGGTGTGGTTGCCGCAGATGCAGGCGTGGTTCGTCACCCGCTACGACGACGTGCGTGCGGTCGCGTTCGACAGCGAGCACTTCCACGGAGCCGCAGACCCCGCTCAGATCGAGACGTTCGGTGCCGGCAATGTGCTGACCGCCGAAGGCGACTTCCACACCGAGCAGCGGGCGTTCATCGACCCGCAGTTGCGCAAGCGCAAGGTGCCGACCTACATCGAGCCGCTCGTGCGCCCGACCGTCGACAAGCTGATCGAGGGCTTGAAGTCAAAGAACAGCGCCGACATCGTTGCGGAGTACTTCGAACCGGTGAGCGTGCGCGCCCTCGGCGATCTTCTCGGTCTGGAGTCGGTGGACTCCGCGACATTGCAGCGCTGGTTCAGGGTGCTGGGCGAGGCGTTGGTGAGCAAGGGCGTAGATGACGACGGCAACCTGACCAACACCGAGGCGTTTGAGCGCGCGAATGTGGTCAAAGAGGAGATCCGCGGCGTCGTACTGCCCATCATCGAGCGGGTCACCGCCGAGCCCGACGAGTCGAGCCTGTCGCACTGGGTGCACGACGGCACCGACACCCCGCGCAGCGGTGAGGAGCTGTGGCCGACGCTCTACGTCTTCCTGCTGGGTGCGATGCAGGAGCCCGGTCACGCGGCCGGCAACACCCTGCACGGACTGTTCAGCCGGCCCGACCAGCTCGCCGAGCTACGCGCCGACCGCTCGCTGCTGCCGAAGGCAATCGATGAGGGGCTGCGGTGGATCGCCCCGATCGGCGCTTACGCGCGGGTCGCGGTCGCCCCGCAGACGGTCGGCGGCGAGCAGGTCGCCACCGACGAGATCGTCTTCGGCTCGATGGGCTCGGCCAACCGCGACGAGAGCCGCTGGCCGGACCCAGACACCTTCGACATCCACCGGCCGCCGCAGGTCCACATGGCCTTCTCTGGCGGCGTACACACCTGCGCGGGCAGCCACTTCGGCAAGGCCGTCGAAGAGATTGCGCTCGGCGCGCTGCTCGATGCGTTTCCGGACATCGCGCCCGACGGCGACGCCACCACCCGCGGCTGGTTCTTCCGCGCGGTGCAGTCGCTGCCGGTGCGGTGGTGA
- a CDS encoding dioxygenase family protein translates to MAQQFNTTQPRTVAPVRDRVIEAIGPDTDPRLREILSALVTRLHQFADDVSLSIAEWEFAVDFLTRVGQACTDTRQEFVLLSDVLGLSSHIETIGDDDIEGATASTVLGPFHMIDSPERANGDDISPQTPGQRAVVTGTVRGPDGTPISGATIDIWQADQEGYYDVQREDRDNGNGRALLSTTESGQFDFRSVVPAEYPIPTDGPVGEILRATGRHAYRPAHLHFQITAPGFERLTTHVFIGDSPYLDSDTVFAATPDLTVDFPVVEDAEAAARYGVQAPFRQADLEFVLRPE, encoded by the coding sequence ATGGCCCAGCAGTTCAACACCACCCAGCCGCGCACCGTCGCCCCGGTCCGAGACCGCGTCATCGAGGCCATCGGCCCCGACACCGACCCGCGCCTACGCGAGATTCTGAGTGCGCTCGTCACGCGGCTGCACCAGTTCGCCGACGACGTCTCGCTGTCGATCGCCGAGTGGGAGTTCGCGGTCGACTTCCTGACCCGGGTCGGGCAGGCCTGCACCGACACCCGTCAGGAGTTCGTGCTGCTGTCGGACGTCCTCGGGCTGTCCAGTCACATCGAGACCATCGGCGACGACGACATCGAGGGCGCCACCGCGTCGACGGTTCTCGGCCCATTCCACATGATCGACTCGCCCGAGCGCGCCAACGGCGACGACATCTCGCCGCAGACCCCTGGCCAGCGCGCGGTCGTCACCGGCACGGTGCGCGGCCCGGACGGTACGCCGATCTCCGGGGCCACCATCGATATCTGGCAAGCCGACCAAGAGGGTTACTACGACGTCCAGCGCGAGGACCGCGACAACGGCAACGGTCGCGCCTTGCTGAGCACGACCGAGTCCGGACAGTTCGACTTCCGCAGCGTCGTACCTGCTGAGTACCCGATCCCGACCGACGGCCCGGTCGGTGAGATTCTGCGGGCGACCGGGCGGCACGCCTACCGGCCAGCGCACCTGCACTTCCAAATCACCGCGCCGGGTTTCGAGCGGCTGACCACCCACGTGTTCATCGGCGACAGCCCCTACCTGGACTCCGACACGGTCTTTGCCGCGACGCCGGATCTCACCGTCGACTTCCCCGTCGTCGAGGATGCCGAGGCCGCTGCGCGATACGGCGTGCAGGCGCCCTTCCGGCAGGCCGACCTCGAGTTCGTGCTGCGCCCCGAGTAG